In one Sphingobacterium daejeonense genomic region, the following are encoded:
- a CDS encoding TonB-dependent receptor, with translation MLKNLSSQTIFCLLLLFCLPIAGFSQSTEATITGRITDSDGALNGTTITVRNESTGFSQKTVTNQNGIFTFQQLPLGGPYTVTANHLGYHEQKQTDYKLNYGDEITVNLELTNESNNIDEVVIQGQGLQNKIRSLGSSTAITANELKKMPVNGRNFSSLIDLSPISTGSNLAGQRASSTNFTVDGMNSRSTVAGGNSGGAYSISMEAIREFKVVTNDYDVTYGRSGGGSVTTVTKSGTNTLTGSAFTFGRTDWLSSQYNLNGTPRQQEFSTYQYGFSLGGPIIKDKAHFFVAWDHQTDTRPLYIADIQNAEDIARYKVTQETLDKFSAIAEQKYGTDPSQLFGAFDKKKITDAAFARIDWQLNDKNLLTIRNNFVYDKDNQQEGDNSNINAYESHMNRKYINNSLMASLRTSISPRLTNDFKVQHFYESSDALHNVKGIGQDQSIPRAIVEKVTSTDGTNNYSRSIQIGGQRFSPEWFHGNMFQAVNNLYFNTEKIKYIFGADIMYTNMDFRYGSEMNGRFYFTGMENFENLTPYRYARDVYITDKENTQVNNLAVGLYGQMEAKIAKGLDVVAGLRLDNTQYLKKANFNQIVYDELGLSTDNGINTFQVQPRVQFTWDVNEERKNIIRFGGGIYGSALNPYSMLNNMLFDGTRIAGVDIIDPRLMPKPNFAGYRQDPNTAPGKDLLNQPGVEKLVTINMNNKDVKVPTVYKANLSLNHFFTPSLRVGITAFGTWARNNYMYVDRNMVDDPYFRLKNEGDRGVFVPANTINEKNGAANWVNGRKTKAIGRVLEMNSEGKNNTYTVVIDGTYRYYKDGQVTMSYTWNDSRDNTSYNGNVANSATLSLMVKDDPRNLSTMTYSDNQYRHKVVFYGTMPSIWGVSMGLRFSGVAGTRYSLAVDGNVNGDFVNSNDLAFIFDPNNPSTPENIRKGITEILEDPDAEQSIKDYINSNIGRVAERNGGVNGFYGVFDLHLAKEFKFYKTHGIEASIDIFNVANLLNKEWGVGHNLGKQNLYTINSFDAAKQEYNYKITSKTGVSNLNGNPFQIQLGLRYAF, from the coding sequence ATGCTGAAAAACTTGAGTTCCCAGACTATTTTCTGTCTATTACTTCTATTTTGTTTACCAATTGCAGGTTTCTCTCAAAGTACTGAGGCTACCATTACGGGAAGAATCACTGATTCTGATGGAGCATTAAATGGGACAACAATTACAGTGCGAAATGAATCCACTGGTTTTAGCCAGAAAACCGTAACCAATCAAAATGGTATTTTTACCTTTCAACAATTGCCTCTTGGCGGTCCTTACACTGTTACTGCAAACCACCTAGGTTATCATGAACAGAAACAAACAGATTATAAATTAAATTATGGTGATGAGATCACCGTCAACTTGGAATTGACCAATGAGTCAAACAACATTGACGAAGTTGTCATCCAAGGTCAAGGATTGCAGAATAAGATTAGGTCATTAGGGTCCTCAACTGCGATTACTGCCAATGAGCTAAAGAAAATGCCAGTTAATGGTCGGAATTTCTCCTCATTGATAGACCTGTCTCCAATTAGTACAGGTTCTAACTTAGCTGGTCAGCGAGCTTCTTCAACAAACTTTACAGTCGATGGTATGAACTCCAGAAGTACTGTAGCTGGTGGAAACAGTGGTGGTGCGTACTCTATTTCTATGGAAGCTATTCGAGAATTTAAAGTTGTGACCAATGACTATGATGTTACTTATGGTCGCAGTGGTGGTGGAAGTGTTACAACCGTCACAAAATCTGGTACAAATACCTTAACAGGAAGTGCTTTCACATTCGGTAGGACGGACTGGTTATCTAGTCAATATAATCTGAATGGTACTCCAAGGCAGCAAGAATTTTCTACCTACCAATATGGTTTCTCGCTTGGGGGACCGATTATTAAAGATAAAGCACATTTCTTTGTTGCTTGGGATCATCAAACTGATACAAGGCCATTGTATATTGCGGATATTCAAAATGCTGAGGATATAGCCAGGTATAAGGTAACTCAAGAAACGTTGGACAAATTTTCTGCGATCGCTGAACAGAAGTATGGAACTGATCCTAGTCAATTATTTGGTGCATTCGATAAAAAGAAAATTACAGATGCCGCGTTTGCCCGGATAGACTGGCAATTGAACGATAAAAATCTATTAACCATAAGGAATAACTTTGTTTATGATAAGGATAATCAGCAAGAAGGTGACAATTCTAATATAAATGCCTACGAATCCCATATGAACAGGAAGTATATCAATAATAGTTTGATGGCATCCTTGAGGACTTCGATCAGTCCTAGATTGACCAATGATTTTAAGGTTCAGCATTTTTATGAAAGCTCAGATGCGCTCCATAATGTAAAGGGTATTGGGCAGGATCAAAGTATTCCGAGAGCTATTGTTGAAAAGGTAACTTCGACGGATGGCACGAACAATTATAGCAGAAGTATACAGATCGGAGGTCAACGTTTTTCACCAGAGTGGTTTCATGGAAATATGTTTCAAGCTGTAAACAACTTGTATTTTAATACTGAAAAAATAAAATACATCTTCGGGGCAGATATCATGTACACCAACATGGATTTCCGTTACGGCAGTGAGATGAACGGTAGATTTTATTTCACCGGCATGGAAAATTTTGAGAATCTGACGCCGTACCGTTATGCCAGGGATGTATATATTACAGATAAGGAAAATACACAAGTCAATAATCTTGCTGTTGGATTATATGGTCAGATGGAGGCAAAGATTGCAAAAGGATTAGATGTGGTAGCAGGACTTCGGTTGGACAACACACAATACCTAAAGAAGGCTAATTTTAATCAAATTGTCTATGATGAGTTAGGTCTTTCTACAGATAATGGGATCAATACATTCCAAGTTCAGCCAAGGGTTCAGTTTACGTGGGATGTGAACGAAGAAAGAAAGAATATTATCCGTTTCGGAGGAGGTATTTATGGATCTGCACTTAATCCATACTCGATGTTGAACAATATGTTGTTTGATGGAACCCGTATTGCTGGAGTTGATATTATTGACCCTCGATTGATGCCTAAGCCAAATTTTGCTGGCTATAGACAAGATCCCAATACTGCGCCTGGGAAAGACTTGTTAAACCAACCTGGAGTGGAGAAATTGGTAACGATCAATATGAACAATAAAGATGTGAAAGTACCAACTGTCTATAAAGCAAACCTTTCCCTTAATCACTTCTTTACACCATCGTTACGTGTTGGTATTACCGCATTTGGTACTTGGGCAAGAAATAACTACATGTATGTAGATCGTAACATGGTCGATGACCCATATTTCAGATTAAAGAATGAAGGGGATAGGGGAGTTTTTGTTCCTGCAAACACTATTAATGAGAAAAATGGTGCTGCAAACTGGGTTAATGGAAGAAAAACAAAGGCTATAGGTCGTGTTTTGGAAATGAATTCAGAGGGTAAGAACAATACCTATACAGTCGTTATTGATGGTACTTACCGTTACTATAAAGACGGTCAGGTAACGATGTCATATACTTGGAACGATTCAAGGGACAATACTTCCTACAATGGGAATGTGGCTAACTCGGCAACCTTATCATTAATGGTAAAGGATGACCCACGTAATTTGAGTACGATGACCTATTCTGATAATCAGTACCGTCATAAAGTTGTGTTTTATGGTACAATGCCATCAATTTGGGGTGTATCTATGGGATTACGATTCAGTGGAGTTGCTGGAACAAGGTATTCATTGGCTGTTGATGGCAACGTGAATGGGGATTTTGTAAATTCAAATGATTTGGCATTTATATTCGATCCTAATAATCCATCTACTCCTGAAAATATTAGAAAAGGCATCACCGAAATTCTGGAAGATCCAGATGCTGAACAGAGTATTAAAGATTATATCAATAGCAATATTGGAAGAGTGGCGGAAAGAAATGGTGGTGTAAATGGGTTTTATGGAGTATTTGATTTACACTTGGCCAAAGAATTCAAATTCTATAAAACTCATGGTATTGAAGCTTCTATAGATATTTTCAATGTGGCAAACCTATTGAACAAAGAATGGGGTGTAGGGCATAATTTAGGAAAGCAAAATCTATATACAATCAACAGTTTTGATGCTGCTAAACAAGAGTATAATTATAAAATTACTTCAAAAACTGGAGTTTCGAATTTAAATGGAAATCCATTCCAGATTCAATTGGGACTTCGATACGCGTTTTAA